The following coding sequences lie in one Gemmatimonadota bacterium genomic window:
- a CDS encoding ADOP family duplicated permease has product MTSPRPPRLAELLAGALMPAEYRAEHLGDLSEGFSRLSSDLRAARRWYWRQAVRSILPALRMRIRAWRSTDRTAVSPMHTFKQDLVYGLRALARSRTFAAVAVLTLALAIGVNTSIFSLVNVVVFADLPMNGLDSATLVRTRNPSLGIDQGSVSVPDYLDLVERAQGFQSFSAMTEDQWVLTGADVPTRVVGYRITANLLDVWQLPPVLGRGFAAGDDLPGAAPTVMLSHAFWQSQFGGDPAVLGSTIRLDGIEHTVVGVMDPKIGFAELGFAQVWAPLSLSRSEAARDARNLFVVGRLREGVSQVRGTEEVASISHALESQYPESNVGWALYSAPVREALLGDEGQIILLMLILTVAFVMLIACANLANMLLARSTVRAREFAVRTALGAPRGRIIRQLLTESLVLSIAASLVGVLFALGLNRALVSISRGQEALFMMAKLDGRVLSFIVGIALVAPVLFGLLPAVKAAAPDVSTRLRDGRSGGEGRSGKRARNVLVSAQVALALSLMVVAGLLARTVYNSETRTQGFVRDGVLAAELDLPENEYQTDDARREFYRRALENIGALPSISEVALISAIPGAEFGALRGMEIEGREIAPDQPRPSVLQVTTSPGAFALLQVPLRSGRDFDTRDQPDTPPVAILAAEVARRYWPESDPVGQRIRFGMDASAPWITVIGIVEDVLSTSPEEEFAEHVYLPYAQNARTGMRVLARAPRDPTVLSDAVRSAIWNVDPNQPIDQVRTVTQAQYANSASSYALISLFVSFAVFALLMAALGIYGVMSYMVSQRRAEIGLRMALGAEVGAVHRMILAQGGRLLAGGLIVGLLLSLGLSRMLRSVVYGISATDPATFIGVAGVLTGVALLANYVPARRATRSDPVTALRAE; this is encoded by the coding sequence ATGACCTCGCCGCGGCCGCCCCGCCTGGCCGAGCTCCTGGCGGGAGCCCTCATGCCCGCCGAGTACCGGGCGGAGCACCTCGGCGATCTGAGCGAGGGCTTCTCCAGGCTGTCTTCCGACCTGCGGGCGGCGCGGCGCTGGTATTGGCGCCAGGCCGTGCGCTCCATCCTTCCCGCCCTGCGCATGCGCATACGCGCGTGGCGATCCACCGACCGAACCGCGGTGAGCCCCATGCACACCTTCAAGCAGGACCTCGTCTACGGTCTGCGCGCGTTGGCGCGGAGTCGCACCTTCGCCGCGGTGGCCGTGTTGACGCTGGCGCTCGCCATCGGCGTGAACACGTCGATCTTCAGCCTGGTCAACGTGGTGGTGTTCGCCGATCTCCCGATGAACGGCCTGGACTCTGCCACGCTGGTCCGGACCCGCAATCCCAGCCTCGGCATCGATCAGGGCAGCGTCTCCGTTCCGGACTACCTTGATCTCGTCGAGCGCGCTCAAGGGTTCCAGTCGTTCTCGGCGATGACCGAGGACCAATGGGTCCTCACGGGCGCGGATGTACCGACCCGGGTGGTCGGGTATCGCATCACCGCCAACCTGCTCGACGTGTGGCAACTGCCGCCGGTACTGGGCCGGGGCTTCGCCGCGGGCGACGATCTGCCGGGCGCTGCCCCGACGGTGATGCTCTCGCACGCCTTCTGGCAGAGCCAGTTCGGCGGTGACCCGGCGGTCCTGGGCAGCACGATCCGCCTGGACGGCATCGAGCATACGGTCGTCGGCGTCATGGATCCGAAGATCGGGTTCGCGGAGCTGGGCTTCGCTCAGGTGTGGGCACCCCTGTCGCTCAGCCGCAGCGAGGCGGCCCGCGACGCCCGCAACCTCTTCGTCGTGGGCCGGCTGCGCGAAGGGGTGAGTCAGGTGCGGGGAACGGAGGAGGTCGCGTCGATCAGCCATGCGCTGGAGAGCCAGTATCCGGAAAGCAACGTCGGTTGGGCGCTCTATTCAGCGCCCGTGCGCGAGGCGCTGCTGGGCGACGAGGGCCAGATCATCCTCCTCATGCTGATCCTCACGGTGGCTTTCGTGATGCTGATCGCATGCGCGAACCTGGCCAACATGCTCCTGGCCCGCTCGACCGTGCGCGCCCGCGAGTTCGCGGTGCGAACCGCGTTGGGCGCTCCCCGCGGTCGCATCATCCGCCAACTCCTGACGGAGAGCCTGGTGCTGTCGATCGCAGCATCCCTCGTCGGTGTGCTCTTCGCCCTCGGGCTCAACCGGGCGCTGGTGAGCATCTCCCGTGGGCAGGAGGCCCTCTTCATGATGGCGAAGCTGGACGGGCGCGTGCTCAGCTTCATCGTCGGGATCGCACTGGTGGCGCCCGTCCTGTTCGGATTGCTACCAGCGGTGAAGGCGGCCGCGCCGGACGTGAGCACCCGCCTGCGCGACGGACGGAGCGGAGGGGAGGGCCGGTCCGGCAAACGCGCCCGCAACGTGCTGGTCTCCGCTCAGGTGGCGCTGGCGCTGTCCTTGATGGTGGTGGCCGGTCTGCTGGCGCGGACCGTCTACAACTCGGAGACCCGGACCCAGGGATTCGTGCGCGACGGAGTGCTGGCCGCCGAGTTGGATCTGCCCGAGAACGAGTATCAAACGGACGACGCTCGCCGGGAGTTCTATCGTCGTGCGCTGGAGAACATCGGAGCCCTCCCCTCCATCTCGGAAGTCGCTCTCATCAGTGCCATCCCGGGGGCGGAGTTCGGAGCGCTTCGCGGCATGGAGATCGAGGGCCGCGAGATCGCACCCGACCAACCGCGGCCTTCCGTGCTTCAGGTGACGACTTCGCCCGGTGCATTCGCCTTGCTGCAGGTACCCCTTCGGTCCGGGCGCGACTTCGACACGCGGGATCAGCCCGACACACCGCCCGTGGCGATCCTGGCCGCCGAGGTCGCTCGCCGCTACTGGCCGGAGTCCGATCCGGTGGGTCAGCGGATCCGCTTCGGCATGGACGCTTCGGCACCGTGGATCACCGTCATCGGGATCGTGGAAGACGTCCTCTCCACCAGCCCGGAGGAAGAGTTCGCCGAGCACGTGTACCTGCCCTACGCGCAGAACGCGCGCACCGGTATGCGGGTGCTCGCCCGCGCTCCTAGAGACCCGACGGTGCTCAGCGATGCCGTACGCTCTGCGATCTGGAACGTGGATCCCAACCAACCGATCGACCAGGTCCGCACGGTGACCCAGGCCCAGTACGCCAACTCGGCGAGCTCCTACGCGCTCATCTCCCTTTTCGTCTCCTTCGCTGTGTTCGCGCTGCTGATGGCGGCTCTGGGCATCTATGGTGTGATGTCGTACATGGTGTCGCAGCGGCGGGCCGAGATCGGGTTGCGTATGGCGCTAGGCGCCGAGGTCGGCGCCGTGCACCGGATGATCCTGGCCCAGGGCGGCCGCTTGTTGGCGGGCGGGCTGATCGTGGGTCTCCTTCTCTCGCTGGGGCTCAGCCGCATGCTCCGCAGCGTGGTCTACGGCATCAGCGCTACGGACCCGGCCACGTTCATCGGCGTGGCCGGCGTGCTCACGGGAGTCGCGCTGCTCGCCAACTACGTGCCGGCGAGGCGGGCGACCCGCTCGGATCCGGTCACGGCGCTCCGGGCGGAGTGA